Proteins from one Streptomyces genisteinicus genomic window:
- a CDS encoding protein-tyrosine phosphatase family protein has product MRTRRREGDVPEPRSRWDEITTGLWMGGHVWSDGRQRHQDVVVDREFDVVISLWTRSGHGPAPGVEHHVAPIPDDWLTAGEIDSVRRLAVVAADAVRAGRRVLVRCYSGYNRSGLLAAQTLIELGHDGDGAIDRVRLRRSPWALHNPAFEQYLLTGLDVASLLSGLEPPPP; this is encoded by the coding sequence GTGAGGACCCGCCGCAGGGAGGGCGACGTCCCGGAGCCGCGCTCGCGGTGGGACGAGATCACCACGGGCCTGTGGATGGGCGGACACGTCTGGTCGGACGGGCGGCAACGGCACCAGGACGTCGTGGTGGACCGTGAGTTCGACGTGGTGATCAGCCTCTGGACACGGTCGGGCCACGGCCCGGCCCCCGGGGTGGAGCACCATGTGGCGCCCATCCCCGACGACTGGCTCACCGCGGGCGAGATCGACAGTGTGCGCCGTCTCGCGGTGGTCGCCGCCGACGCCGTCCGGGCCGGCCGCAGGGTACTGGTGCGCTGCTACTCGGGCTACAACCGTTCGGGGCTGCTGGCCGCGCAGACCCTGATCGAGCTGGGCCACGACGGCGACGGCGCGATCGACCGCGTGCGGCTGCGGCGTTCCCCGTGGGCCCTGCACAACCCGGCGTTCGAGCAGTACCTGTTGACGGGTCTGGACGTGGCGTCACTGCTGTCGGGCCTGGAACCGCCGCCGCCCTGA
- a CDS encoding PucR family transcriptional regulator: MRLRALLENDALGLRLLGGSDELDRGVRGVMTTDLKDPSRYLSGGELVLTGLAWRRVAEDSEPFVRILAGAQVAGLAAGEAELGAIPEDLVEACSRHRLPLFAVNESVAFATITEYVVRQVSGERAGDLAAVVDRHRRLMTSGPAGGGPDAVLDLLGSDLDLRAWVLSPTGRRIAGSTAGSAGSAAGLPAATAAALAGEHLAAVRAGRRAPHRVVADGATYSLFPIRNTGRGAVPPSHDVRESVLSDWLLAVEADAGDWPAARLDLLQGVTQLIAVERDRREAARTVRRRLAQEVLELVQTGAPPAEIAARLRVAAPVLLPGLGTAPHWQVVVARVEWGADSGVESGPVAQSLLEEMLVDPVANGPDTADRIAVAHNGEEAIALVPLPALAAPDAAEDADAAPADEGLHADALLESVRAPLSAGLADDGRLTLGVSAAVHSAEGLRGALEEARHARRVAAARPGRVCAAGHHELASHVLLLPFVPDDVRRAFTARLLDPLRDYDRRHRAELIPTLEAFLDSDGSWTRCAARLHLHVNTLRYRVGRIEQLTGRDLSRLEDKLDFFLALRMS; encoded by the coding sequence ATGCGGCTGCGCGCACTGCTGGAGAACGACGCGCTGGGCCTGCGGCTGCTCGGCGGCAGCGACGAGCTCGACCGCGGGGTGCGCGGGGTGATGACCACCGACCTCAAGGATCCCAGCCGGTACCTGTCCGGCGGCGAACTGGTGCTCACCGGCCTGGCCTGGCGACGCGTCGCCGAGGACTCCGAGCCCTTCGTGCGGATCCTGGCGGGCGCCCAGGTCGCGGGTCTCGCCGCGGGCGAGGCGGAGCTCGGCGCCATCCCCGAGGATCTCGTGGAGGCGTGTTCTCGCCACCGGCTGCCGCTGTTCGCGGTGAACGAGTCCGTTGCGTTCGCGACGATCACCGAGTACGTCGTGCGCCAGGTGTCCGGCGAGCGCGCCGGTGACCTCGCCGCTGTCGTCGACAGGCACAGGAGGCTGATGACCTCCGGTCCGGCGGGCGGCGGGCCGGACGCGGTGCTGGACCTGCTCGGCTCCGACCTCGACCTCCGCGCCTGGGTGCTCTCCCCCACCGGCCGCCGGATCGCCGGCAGCACGGCCGGCTCGGCGGGCTCGGCCGCGGGGCTGCCCGCCGCGACCGCCGCGGCCCTCGCGGGCGAGCACCTGGCCGCCGTACGCGCGGGGCGCCGGGCCCCGCACCGGGTGGTGGCCGACGGCGCCACGTACTCGCTCTTCCCGATCCGCAACACCGGACGGGGCGCGGTCCCGCCCTCGCACGACGTGCGCGAGAGCGTGCTGTCCGACTGGCTGCTCGCCGTCGAGGCGGACGCCGGGGACTGGCCCGCGGCCCGGCTCGACCTGCTCCAGGGCGTCACCCAGCTGATCGCTGTCGAACGCGACCGCCGCGAGGCGGCGCGCACCGTGCGGCGCCGCCTCGCCCAGGAGGTCCTGGAGCTCGTCCAGACGGGTGCCCCGCCGGCCGAGATCGCGGCCCGGCTGCGGGTGGCCGCCCCGGTGCTGCTCCCGGGCCTCGGGACCGCCCCGCACTGGCAGGTGGTCGTCGCCCGCGTCGAATGGGGCGCGGACAGCGGGGTCGAGTCCGGCCCGGTGGCCCAGTCGCTGCTGGAGGAGATGCTCGTCGACCCGGTGGCGAACGGACCGGACACGGCGGACCGGATCGCCGTCGCCCACAACGGCGAGGAGGCCATCGCCCTGGTGCCGCTCCCGGCCCTCGCGGCGCCGGACGCCGCGGAGGACGCCGACGCGGCCCCGGCGGACGAGGGGCTGCACGCCGACGCCCTGCTGGAGTCGGTCCGCGCGCCGCTGTCGGCGGGCCTCGCCGACGACGGGCGCCTCACCCTGGGCGTGAGCGCCGCGGTCCACTCGGCGGAGGGGTTGCGCGGCGCCCTGGAGGAGGCCCGGCACGCCCGCCGGGTCGCGGCGGCCCGGCCGGGACGGGTCTGCGCGGCGGGCCACCACGAGCTGGCCTCGCACGTGCTGCTGCTGCCGTTCGTCCCCGACGACGTACGCCGCGCCTTCACGGCCCGCCTGCTGGACCCGCTGCGCGACTACGACCGCCGCCACCGCGCCGAGCTGATCCCCACGCTGGAGGCGTTCCTGGACTCGGACGGGTCCTGGACCCGCTGCGCCGCCCGGCTCCACCTGCACGTGAACACGCTGCGCTACCGCGTCGGCCGCATCGAGCAGCTGACCGGCCGCGACCTGTCCCGTCTGGAGGACAAGCTGGACTTCTTCCTCGCCCTGCGGATGAGCTGA
- a CDS encoding FAD binding domain-containing protein — protein MDFLRPASWEEALAAKAEHPTAVPLAGGTDVMVEINFDHRRPEYLMDLNRIGELTEWEVGSESVRLGASVPYTAIMENLRAELPGLALASHTVASPQIRNRGGVGGNLGTASPAGDAHPALLAAGAEVEAASVRGTRMIPIDEFYTGVKRNALAPDELIRAVHIKKADGPQQYSKVGTRNAMVIAVCAFGLALHPETRTVRTGIGSAAPTPVRAKEAEDFLNAALDEGGFWESGKIITPSVAKQFAELASGACNPIDDVRGTAKYRRHAVGIMARRTLSWTWEQYRGTARTLEGAA, from the coding sequence ATGGACTTCCTTCGCCCCGCCAGCTGGGAGGAGGCGCTCGCCGCGAAGGCCGAGCACCCCACAGCCGTCCCCCTCGCGGGTGGCACCGATGTGATGGTCGAGATCAACTTCGACCACCGCCGGCCCGAGTACCTCATGGACCTGAACCGCATCGGCGAGCTGACCGAGTGGGAGGTCGGGAGCGAGAGCGTCCGGCTGGGCGCCTCGGTGCCCTACACCGCGATCATGGAGAACCTCCGCGCCGAGCTGCCCGGTCTCGCGCTGGCCTCGCACACCGTCGCCTCCCCGCAGATCCGCAACCGCGGCGGCGTCGGCGGCAACCTCGGCACCGCGTCCCCGGCCGGCGACGCCCACCCGGCGCTGCTCGCCGCCGGGGCGGAGGTCGAGGCCGCGTCGGTCCGCGGCACGCGCATGATCCCCATCGACGAGTTCTACACCGGGGTGAAGCGCAACGCGCTCGCCCCCGACGAGCTCATCCGCGCCGTGCACATCAAGAAGGCCGACGGGCCCCAGCAGTACTCCAAGGTCGGCACCCGCAACGCCATGGTCATCGCCGTGTGCGCCTTCGGTCTCGCGCTGCACCCCGAGACCCGGACCGTGCGCACCGGCATCGGCTCCGCGGCGCCCACCCCGGTGCGCGCCAAGGAGGCCGAGGACTTCCTGAACGCGGCGCTGGACGAGGGCGGCTTCTGGGAGAGCGGCAAGATCATCACCCCGTCGGTCGCCAAGCAGTTCGCGGAGCTCGCCTCCGGCGCCTGCAACCCGATCGACGACGTGCGCGGTACCGCGAAGTACCGCCGTCACGCGGTCGGCATCATGGCCCGCCGCACGCTGAGCTGGACCTGGGAGCAGTACCGCGGCACCGCCCGCACGCTGGAAGGAGCTGCATAG
- a CDS encoding (2Fe-2S)-binding protein — protein MRVNFTVNGRRQEADDVWEGESLLYVLRERLGLPGSKNACEQGECGSCTVRLDGVPVCSCLVAAGQVEGREVVTVEGLADFAKQRAEHGGCASGACGTSLQDAQGWSAKGTDSQTGEGTELSPIQQAFIDAGAVQCGFCTPGLLVAADEMLERNPSPSDEDIREALSGNLCRCTGYEKILDAVRLAAARQGHEEATV, from the coding sequence ATGCGCGTCAACTTCACCGTCAACGGACGCCGCCAGGAAGCGGACGACGTCTGGGAGGGCGAGAGCCTGCTCTACGTCCTGCGCGAGCGCCTCGGCCTGCCCGGCTCCAAGAACGCCTGCGAGCAGGGCGAGTGCGGCTCCTGCACGGTCCGCCTGGACGGCGTGCCGGTCTGTTCCTGCCTGGTGGCCGCCGGACAGGTCGAGGGCCGCGAGGTCGTCACCGTCGAGGGTCTCGCCGACTTCGCGAAGCAGCGCGCCGAGCACGGCGGATGCGCCTCCGGCGCCTGCGGCACCAGCCTCCAGGACGCGCAGGGCTGGAGCGCCAAGGGCACCGACTCGCAGACCGGCGAGGGCACCGAACTCTCCCCGATCCAGCAGGCGTTCATCGACGCCGGCGCCGTCCAGTGCGGCTTCTGCACCCCCGGCCTGCTGGTCGCCGCCGACGAGATGCTGGAGCGCAACCCCTCGCCGTCCGACGAGGACATCCGCGAGGCCCTCTCCGGCAACCTGTGCCGCTGCACCGGCTACGAGAAGATCCTGGACGCCGTCCGCCTCGCGGCCGCCCGCCAGGGACACGAGGAAGCGACGGTCTGA
- a CDS encoding xanthine dehydrogenase family protein molybdopterin-binding subunit — protein MTQHTRAASAPAGTPTTVTQGSRTKGGIGESTLRPDGTLKVTGEFAYSSDMWHEDMLWGQILRSTVAHAEIVSIDTSEALAQAGVYAVLTYEDLPTEVKNYGLEIQDTPVLANGVVRHHGEPVALVAADHPETARRAAAKIRVEYRELPVVTDEASATAPGAPLLHPGRDDHHAGHVPHPNIVHRQPIVRGDADEAAKRADVIVSGEYVFGMQDQAFLGPESGLAVPSEDGGVDLYVATQWLHSDLKQIAPVLGLPEEKVRMTLSGVGGAFGGREDLSMQIHACLLALRTGKPVKIVYNRFESFFGHVHRHPAKLWYEHGATKDGRLTHMRCRIVLDGGAYASASPAVVGNASSLSVGPYVVEDVDIEAIALYTNNPPCGAMRGFGAVQACFAYEAQMDKLAKALDMDPVALRQLNAMEQGTLLPTGQPVDSPAPVAELLRRIKARPLPPERQWETTAGADVRALPGGLSNTTHGEGVVRGVGYAVGIKNVGFSEGFDDYSTAKVRMEVIAGEPVATVHTAMAEVGQGGITVHAQIARTELGVTQVTINPADTQVGSAGSTSASRQTYVTGGAVKNSCELVREKVLEIGRRRFGSYHPAWATAELLLEGGKVVTDGGEVLADLVDVLEDEAVEIEAEWRHRPTEAFDLRTGQGNGHVQYSFAAHRAVVEVDTELGLVKVIELACAQDVGKALNPLSVVGQIQGGTTQGLGVAVMEEIIVDPKTAKVRNPSFTDYLIPTILDTPTIPVDVLELADEHAPYGLRGIGEAPTLSSTPAVLAAIRNATGLELNRTPVRPEHLTGT, from the coding sequence ATGACACAGCACACCCGGGCCGCGTCCGCTCCGGCGGGCACGCCCACCACCGTCACCCAGGGCTCCCGCACCAAGGGCGGCATCGGCGAGTCCACGCTCCGTCCCGACGGCACCCTCAAGGTCACCGGCGAGTTCGCCTACTCCTCGGACATGTGGCACGAGGACATGCTCTGGGGCCAGATCCTGCGCTCCACCGTCGCCCACGCCGAGATCGTCTCCATCGACACCTCCGAGGCGCTCGCCCAGGCCGGCGTCTACGCGGTCCTCACCTACGAGGACCTGCCCACCGAGGTCAAGAACTACGGCCTGGAGATCCAGGACACCCCCGTCCTCGCCAACGGCGTCGTGCGTCACCACGGCGAGCCCGTGGCCCTGGTCGCCGCCGACCACCCGGAGACCGCCCGCCGCGCCGCCGCCAAGATCAGGGTCGAGTACCGCGAGCTGCCCGTCGTCACCGACGAGGCCTCCGCCACCGCGCCCGGCGCGCCGCTGCTGCACCCCGGCCGCGACGACCACCACGCCGGGCACGTCCCGCACCCGAACATCGTGCACCGCCAGCCCATCGTCCGCGGCGACGCCGACGAGGCGGCGAAGCGCGCCGACGTGATCGTCTCCGGCGAGTACGTCTTCGGCATGCAGGACCAGGCGTTCCTCGGCCCCGAGTCCGGCCTGGCGGTCCCCTCGGAGGACGGCGGCGTCGACCTCTACGTGGCCACCCAGTGGCTGCACTCGGACCTCAAGCAGATCGCGCCCGTCCTCGGCCTGCCCGAGGAGAAGGTGCGCATGACGCTCTCCGGCGTCGGCGGCGCCTTCGGCGGCCGCGAGGACCTGTCGATGCAGATCCACGCCTGCCTCCTCGCGCTCCGCACCGGCAAGCCGGTCAAGATCGTCTACAACCGCTTCGAGTCCTTCTTCGGGCACGTGCACCGCCACCCGGCCAAGCTCTGGTACGAGCACGGCGCCACCAAGGACGGCAGACTCACCCACATGCGGTGCCGCATCGTCCTCGACGGCGGCGCCTACGCCTCCGCCTCCCCGGCCGTCGTCGGCAACGCCTCCTCGCTCTCCGTCGGCCCGTACGTGGTCGAGGACGTCGACATCGAGGCGATCGCCCTCTACACCAACAACCCGCCCTGCGGCGCGATGCGCGGTTTCGGCGCGGTGCAGGCGTGCTTCGCCTACGAGGCGCAGATGGACAAGCTCGCCAAGGCCCTCGACATGGACCCGGTCGCGCTGCGGCAGCTCAACGCCATGGAGCAGGGCACCCTGCTGCCGACCGGCCAGCCCGTCGACTCCCCGGCCCCGGTCGCCGAACTGCTGCGCCGCATCAAGGCCCGCCCGCTGCCGCCGGAGCGCCAGTGGGAGACCACCGCGGGCGCCGACGTCCGGGCCCTGCCCGGCGGCCTGTCGAACACCACCCACGGCGAGGGCGTCGTGCGCGGCGTCGGCTACGCGGTCGGCATCAAGAACGTCGGCTTCTCCGAGGGCTTCGACGACTACTCCACGGCCAAGGTGCGCATGGAGGTGATCGCCGGGGAGCCGGTGGCCACCGTGCACACCGCGATGGCGGAGGTCGGCCAGGGCGGCATCACCGTCCACGCCCAGATCGCCCGCACGGAGCTCGGCGTCACCCAGGTGACCATCAACCCGGCCGACACCCAGGTCGGTTCGGCCGGTTCCACCTCCGCCTCCCGCCAGACGTACGTCACCGGCGGCGCGGTGAAGAACTCCTGCGAGCTCGTCCGCGAGAAGGTGCTGGAGATCGGCCGGCGCAGGTTCGGCTCCTACCACCCGGCCTGGGCGACCGCCGAACTCCTGCTGGAGGGCGGCAAGGTCGTCACCGACGGAGGCGAGGTCCTCGCCGACCTGGTCGACGTCCTGGAGGACGAGGCCGTCGAGATCGAGGCCGAGTGGCGCCACCGCCCCACCGAGGCGTTCGACCTGCGGACCGGACAGGGCAACGGGCACGTCCAGTACTCCTTCGCCGCCCACCGCGCGGTCGTCGAGGTGGACACCGAGCTCGGCCTGGTCAAGGTCATCGAGCTGGCCTGCGCCCAGGACGTCGGCAAGGCGCTCAACCCGCTCTCCGTGGTCGGCCAGATCCAGGGCGGCACCACCCAGGGACTGGGCGTGGCCGTCATGGAGGAGATCATCGTCGACCCGAAGACGGCCAAGGTCAGGAACCCGTCCTTCACGGACTACCTGATCCCCACCATCCTCGACACGCCGACCATCCCGGTCGACGTGCTCGAACTCGCCGACGAGCACGCCCCCTACGGGCTGCGCGGCATCGGCGAGGCCCCCACCCTGTCGTCGACCCCGGCCGTCCTCGCGGCGATCCGGAACGCGACCGGACTGGAACTGAACAGGACGCCGGTGCGCCCCGAGCACCTCACCGGCACCTGA
- a CDS encoding NCS2 family permease: MTQQSTEPRTTAADAGEGTRQPAGRSFLDRYFHITQRGSTLGREVRGGITTFMAMAYIILLNPVILSVPDATGARLDGDQLTTATAFAAAATTIVMGLIGNVPLALAAGLSVSAVIAFQVAPEMTWANAMGMCVIYGLVIVLLVVTGLRELIMNAIPLALKHAITMGIGLFVCLIGLVSAGFVTSMPGPGGVAGAKPIQLGTHDMLTGWPVLCFAVTVLLIFALQVRKVPGAILIGIVGGTVFAAVVHQLAGLDRAAWGGLNAPELDGSIVSPPDFGLFGSVSFSGIGDIGGITVGVIVFTLVLAGFFDAMGTIIGIGQQAGLADDKGRMPGLNRALAVDGAGGAIGGIAGASGQTVFIESTAGVGDGARTGFASVVTGLAFTLCLFFTPLAQLIPSQVAAAALVVIGSMMLTNARHIDWTDQATSIPVFLTTVLMPFTYSITAGIAAGVISHVLIKSVQGRFREIGWLMWVLTAVFVAYFALSPIEGWLGVG, translated from the coding sequence ATGACCCAGCAGTCCACCGAGCCGCGGACGACGGCGGCCGACGCAGGCGAAGGCACGCGTCAGCCCGCCGGAAGATCCTTCCTCGACCGGTACTTCCACATAACCCAGCGCGGATCGACCCTCGGTCGTGAGGTGCGCGGCGGCATCACCACCTTCATGGCGATGGCGTACATCATCCTGCTCAACCCGGTGATCCTCTCCGTTCCCGACGCCACCGGCGCCCGGCTCGACGGCGACCAGCTCACCACCGCCACCGCGTTCGCGGCGGCGGCGACCACGATCGTCATGGGGCTCATCGGCAACGTGCCGCTGGCCCTCGCGGCGGGCCTCAGCGTCTCCGCGGTCATCGCCTTCCAGGTCGCGCCCGAGATGACCTGGGCGAACGCGATGGGCATGTGCGTCATCTACGGACTGGTCATCGTGCTGCTGGTGGTCACCGGCCTGCGCGAGCTGATCATGAACGCCATCCCGCTGGCGCTCAAGCACGCCATCACGATGGGCATCGGCCTCTTCGTCTGCCTCATCGGCCTCGTCTCGGCCGGTTTCGTCACCTCGATGCCCGGACCGGGCGGTGTCGCCGGCGCCAAGCCCATCCAGCTCGGCACCCACGACATGCTGACCGGCTGGCCGGTCCTCTGCTTCGCCGTGACCGTCCTGCTGATCTTCGCGCTCCAGGTCCGCAAGGTCCCCGGCGCCATCCTCATCGGCATCGTCGGCGGCACCGTCTTCGCGGCCGTCGTGCACCAGCTCGCCGGCCTCGACCGTGCCGCGTGGGGCGGACTCAACGCCCCGGAGCTCGACGGCTCGATCGTCAGCCCGCCCGACTTCGGCCTCTTCGGCTCCGTCTCCTTCAGCGGCATCGGCGACATCGGCGGCATCACCGTCGGCGTCATCGTCTTCACGCTGGTGCTGGCCGGATTCTTCGACGCCATGGGCACCATCATCGGCATCGGCCAGCAGGCCGGACTCGCCGACGACAAGGGCCGGATGCCGGGGCTGAACCGCGCCCTCGCCGTCGACGGCGCGGGCGGCGCGATCGGCGGCATCGCCGGCGCCTCCGGCCAGACGGTCTTCATCGAGTCCACCGCCGGCGTCGGCGACGGTGCGCGCACCGGCTTCGCCAGTGTGGTCACCGGGCTCGCCTTCACGCTCTGCCTCTTCTTCACCCCGCTCGCCCAGCTCATCCCGTCGCAGGTCGCCGCCGCCGCACTCGTCGTCATCGGCTCGATGATGCTGACCAACGCGCGGCACATCGACTGGACCGACCAGGCCACCTCGATCCCGGTCTTCCTCACCACCGTCCTGATGCCCTTCACCTACTCCATCACCGCGGGCATCGCGGCCGGTGTCATCTCCCACGTCCTGATCAAGTCCGTCCAGGGCCGGTTCCGCGAGATCGGCTGGCTGATGTGGGTGCTGACCGCCGTGTTCGTGGCCTACTTCGCCCTGAGCCCGATCGAGGGCTGGCTGGGCGTCGGGTAG
- a CDS encoding XdhC family protein has protein sequence MLDIAEELHRWVGQGRSFAVATVVGVGGSAPRQPGAALAVDADGTAIGSVSGGCVEGAVYDLCRQALQSGDTVAERFGYSDEDAFAVGLTCGGVLDVLVVPVGVDAPWREVFAAGLAAAARGEAAALARLTDGPAALAGRALMVRPDGTYDGTLGGHPELDRTAAAEAAALLDAGRTGTVVIGEDGSRCGQPLTLFVESSVPAPRMIVFGAIDFAAALVRVGRFLGYRVTVCDARPVFATRARFPEADEVVVDWPHRYLESTEVDGRTVLCVLTHDAKFDVPLLERALRLPVAYVGAMGSRRTHEDRNRRLREVGVTEIELARLHSPIGLDLGARTPEETALSIGAEIVAVRRGGSGVSLTGAHTPIHHDGPGPVAGRIGSVA, from the coding sequence ATGCTGGACATCGCCGAGGAGCTTCACCGGTGGGTCGGGCAGGGCCGTTCGTTCGCCGTCGCCACCGTCGTCGGCGTCGGGGGCAGCGCCCCCCGGCAGCCGGGGGCCGCACTGGCCGTCGACGCCGACGGCACGGCGATCGGCTCGGTCTCGGGAGGCTGTGTGGAGGGCGCGGTCTACGACCTGTGCCGGCAGGCGCTTCAGAGCGGCGACACCGTCGCCGAGCGCTTCGGCTACAGCGACGAGGACGCCTTCGCCGTGGGGCTGACCTGCGGCGGCGTCCTCGACGTCCTGGTCGTCCCGGTCGGCGTCGACGCGCCCTGGCGCGAGGTGTTCGCCGCCGGGCTCGCCGCCGCCGCCCGGGGGGAGGCCGCCGCGCTCGCCCGGCTCACCGACGGCCCGGCCGCGCTGGCCGGGCGCGCCCTGATGGTGCGCCCCGACGGGACGTACGACGGGACCCTCGGCGGCCACCCCGAACTGGACCGCACCGCCGCCGCGGAGGCGGCCGCCCTGCTGGACGCCGGGCGCACCGGGACGGTCGTGATCGGTGAGGACGGCTCCCGCTGCGGGCAGCCGCTCACGCTCTTCGTCGAGTCGAGCGTCCCCGCCCCGCGCATGATCGTCTTCGGCGCCATCGACTTCGCCGCGGCGCTGGTGCGCGTCGGCAGGTTCCTCGGCTACCGGGTCACCGTGTGCGACGCACGGCCCGTCTTCGCGACCAGGGCCCGCTTCCCGGAGGCGGACGAGGTCGTCGTCGACTGGCCCCACCGCTACCTGGAGTCCACCGAGGTCGACGGCCGAACGGTCCTGTGCGTGCTCACCCACGACGCCAAGTTCGACGTCCCGCTGCTGGAGCGCGCCCTGCGGCTGCCGGTGGCGTACGTCGGCGCCATGGGCTCGCGCCGCACCCACGAGGACCGCAACAGGCGGCTGCGCGAGGTGGGCGTCACCGAGATCGAACTGGCCCGGCTCCACTCGCCGATCGGCCTCGACCTGGGCGCCCGCACCCCGGAGGAGACGGCGCTGTCCATCGGCGCGGAGATCGTCGCCGTCCGCCGCGGCGGCTCGGGCGTCTCGCTGACCGGCGCGCACACCCCGATCCACCACGACGGGCCCGGTCCGGTCGCCGGGCGCATCGGATCGGTGGCGTAG
- a CDS encoding glycoside hydrolase family 6 protein: MRRRTALPSLVSAAALAAALLTVPAAAAGHQEDRAQGPSATRLYTPPANPGAYDQALALARSGRFADAAGIVAMAHTPQAVWYGDQTPAEVEASARKVVRDAARKRTLPVLALYNVPGRDCSNYSGGGASTTAEYKEWIDAVARGVGDRPAMVVLEPDSLALLPADCGQDDAQGTKTAARYEEVRYAVDTLEPLAGTRVYLDTGHPGWHGVESIVPRLLRAGVGEATGFYTNASNYRTEEDSHWYGTLISSCIGYVQDGGDAAACPNQYWPKADAENWLKENVTTPLEKRKHFVTDTSRNGLGPWTAPPGKYPDAQDWCNPPARGLGDRPTLNTGDPLYDAKLWIKIPGESDGLCLRGTEGPEDPERGMVDPAAGHWFPEQALELVRLAEPPLLGHRPVD, encoded by the coding sequence ATGCGCCGAAGAACAGCCCTCCCCTCCCTGGTGTCCGCCGCGGCGCTCGCCGCCGCGCTGCTCACGGTTCCGGCGGCCGCGGCCGGCCACCAGGAGGACAGGGCCCAGGGCCCGTCCGCCACCCGCCTGTACACCCCGCCGGCCAACCCCGGCGCGTACGACCAGGCGCTGGCCCTCGCGCGCTCCGGACGGTTCGCCGACGCCGCCGGGATCGTGGCGATGGCCCACACGCCCCAGGCCGTCTGGTACGGCGACCAGACCCCGGCCGAGGTCGAGGCCTCCGCGCGCAAGGTCGTCCGCGACGCGGCCCGCAAGCGGACGCTGCCCGTGCTGGCGCTCTACAACGTGCCGGGCCGGGACTGCTCCAACTACTCCGGCGGCGGGGCCTCCACGACCGCCGAGTACAAGGAGTGGATCGACGCCGTCGCCCGCGGCGTCGGAGACCGCCCGGCGATGGTGGTCCTCGAACCCGACTCGCTCGCCCTGCTGCCCGCCGACTGCGGCCAGGACGACGCCCAGGGCACGAAGACGGCCGCCCGCTACGAGGAGGTGCGCTACGCGGTGGACACCCTGGAGCCGCTGGCCGGCACCCGGGTCTACCTCGACACCGGCCACCCCGGCTGGCACGGCGTCGAGTCGATCGTGCCCCGGCTCCTGCGCGCGGGCGTCGGCGAGGCGACCGGCTTCTACACCAACGCCTCCAACTACCGCACCGAGGAGGACAGCCACTGGTACGGCACGCTCATCTCGTCCTGCATCGGCTACGTCCAGGACGGCGGTGACGCCGCCGCCTGCCCCAACCAGTACTGGCCGAAGGCGGACGCCGAGAACTGGCTCAAGGAGAACGTGACCACGCCCCTCGAGAAGCGCAAGCACTTCGTGACCGACACCAGCCGGAACGGACTGGGCCCCTGGACGGCCCCGCCCGGCAAGTACCCGGACGCGCAGGACTGGTGCAACCCGCCCGCGCGCGGACTGGGCGACCGCCCCACCCTGAACACCGGTGACCCGCTGTACGACGCCAAGCTGTGGATCAAGATCCCCGGCGAGTCGGACGGTCTGTGCCTGCGCGGCACCGAGGGACCGGAGGACCCGGAGCGCGGCATGGTCGACCCGGCGGCGGGGCACTGGTTCCCCGAGCAGGCGCTGGAGCTCGTGCGGCTCGCCGAGCCGCCGCTGCTCGGGCACCGGCCCGTCGACTGA